From Cataglyphis hispanica isolate Lineage 1 chromosome 3, ULB_Chis1_1.0, whole genome shotgun sequence, a single genomic window includes:
- the LOC126859475 gene encoding opsin, ultraviolet-sensitive translates to MYTNGSVHWEARILPAGPPRLLGWNVPAEELVHIPEHWLVYPEPNPSLHYLLAILYTLFTFVALLGNGLVIWIFISAKSLRTPSNMFVVNLAFCDFIMMLKAPIFIYNSFNTGFAMGHLGCQIFACMGALSGIGAAMTNAAIAYDRYSTIARPLDGKLSRGQVILLIALIWTYTIPWALMPLMHVWGRFVPEGFLTSCTFDYLTDSPEIRYFVATIFTFSYCIPMSLIIYYYSQIVSHVVNHEKALREQAKKMNVESLRSNTNTNAQSAEIRIAKAAITICFLFVLSWTPYGTLAMIGAFGNKALLTPGITMIPACTCKFVACLDPYVYAISHPRYRLELQKRLPWLELQEKPIETQSTTTETVNTASS, encoded by the exons ATGTATACTAACGGAAGCGTTCATTGGGAGGCGAGAATTCTACCAGCAGGACCACCACGATTGTTGGGATGGAACGTCCCTGCTGAAGAATTGGTCCACATACCGGAACATTGGCTGGTCTATCCCGAGCCCAACCCCTCCCTTCATTATCTGTTAGCTATTCTGTATACACTCTTTACTTTTGTGGCATTACTCGGAAATGGACTGGTTATATGGATATTCATTTC AGCCAAATCGCTGAGAACTCCCTCAAATATGTTCGTGGTGAACTTggcattttgtgattttatcaTGATGCTCAAGGCaccgatatttatatataattccttcAATACCGGATTTGCTATGGGTCATTTAGGATGTCAGATTTTTGCTTGCATGGGAGCGCTTAGTGGAATTGGAGCCGCTATGACGAATGCCGCTATTGCATATGACAGATACAG tactATAGCTCGACCACTTGACGGAAAGTTGTCACGCGGTCAAGTGATACTCCTTATTGCGCTCATCTGGACATACACGATTCCTTGGGCTTTGATGCCACTGATGCATGTCTGGGGTCGTTTTGTGCCTGAAGGCTTTTTAACGAGCTGCACTTTCGATTATTTGACAGATTCGCCAGAGATACGATACTTCGTAGCCACAATATTCACCTTTTCCTATTGTATACCGATGTCTctcatcatatattattatagtcaAATTGTCAGCCACGTTGTCAATCATGAGAAAGCTCTCCGTGAACAAGCGAAGAAGATGAATGTTGAAAGTCTGAGGAGCAACACAAATACGAATGCTCAAAGCGCGGAAATACGTATAGCCAAG GCTGCGATTACGATCTGTTTTCTTTTCGTTCTCTCGTGGACTCCATATGGTACTCTCGCGATGATCGGTGCTTTTGGAAATAAAGCACTATTAACTCCAGGCATTACAATGATACCGGCGTGTACATGTAAATTTGTAGCTTGCTTGGATCCGTACGTGTATGCCATAAGCCATCCGAGATAtag GCTGGAACTGCAAAAACGATTACCGTGGTTAGAACTACAAGAGAAGCCAATTGAGACGCAGAGCACCACAACTGAAACGGTGAACACAGCTTCGTCCTAA
- the LOC126859471 gene encoding FAD synthase-like isoform X2, which yields MSITIKYDNWRRDETLKSVLPEDIQVPTAYTLVGHIVQLNLRDVHLPYKTIIGQIFLDKTPNVRTVVNKMNTIDTTFRYFAMEILAGERNTITTTKEHGCIYQFDFAQVYWNSRLSTEHSKMTTFMTQGDVLYDVFAGVGPFAIPAARKKIKVFANDLNPESYKWLQKNATINKLNMSQRICYPCTASLITVGDEILRGRIVDTNTLYLAKNLTTAGVRLQKVTVVPDVVDDIAKEVNNASKQYSAVFTSGGVGPTHDDVTYEAVAKAFELKLEFHQELFDIYSQLLPGQHEVKRLAIVPNSCEIIIINSKKISEIFPVISVKNVYVLPGSPKYFESAADVIISRLRGCAPLHYEYIDVECKELSIVNILDEQSKRWNGKVKIGSYPQSEPQIFTRIALEGSEEAIAEAREELLYYLPVQKIMNLKHGFGRFQMNAILEDSKTEAHIKYALDILNECYNRYNSDEVFISFNGGKDCTVVLHLAATIAKLRNISSLLCLYVTTDSFPEVETFVDSASQYYGAEIIRKQRPMRSALSALLKERCNLKASLMGIRKGDPGSEDLQPFAPTDSDWPQLIRVNPILYWSYNQVWTFLLKHNIPYCSLYDQGYTSIGSKSTTTRNPLLKDPNNSSSYLPAYTLLNNSAEREGRIQ from the exons atgagCATTACTATAAAGTATGATAATTGGCGTCGTGATGAGACATTAAAATCAGTTCTACCAGAAGATATTCAAGTTCCTACAGCGTATACTTTGGTGGGACATATTGTGCAGTTGAATTTACGCGATGTACATTTGccatataaaactattattggTCAAATATTTCTCGACAAGACTCCAAATGTGCGAACAGtggtaaataaaatgaatacaaTTGATACAACGTTTCGATATTTTGCTATGGAGATCCTGGCTGGtgaaagaaatacaataaCAACCACAAAAGAACATGGctgtatatatcaatttgattTCGCACAAGTTTATTGGAATTCACGTTTATCTACTGAACATTCAAAAATGACAACGTTTATGACGCAAGGTGATGTCTTATATGACGTATTTGCAGGAGTAGGACCTTTCGCTATTCCTGCcgcgcgtaaaaaaattaaagtatttgcTAATGACTTGAATCCTGAATCTTACAAGTGGCTTCAAAAAAATGCCactattaacaaattaa ATATGTCGCAACGGATATGTTATCCATGTACAGCATCTTTGATAACTGTGGGAGATGAAATTTTACGCGGGCGAATAGTTGATACCAACACATTATACTTGGCAAAAAATTTAACCACTGCTGGAGTAAGACTACAGAAAGTCACAGTGGTTCCTGATGTT GTAGATGATATTGCTAAAGAAGTAAACAATGCCTCAAAACAATATTCTGCTGTATTCACATCCGGTGGTGTTGGACCTACTCATGATGATGTGACTTATGAAGCTGTAGCAAAagcttttgaattaaaattagaatttcatCAAGAACTATTTGACATATATAGTCAATTGTTACCTGGCCAGCATGAAGTAAAACGACTTGCTATTGTTCCTAATTCTTgtgaaattatcattattaattctaaaa aaatttcagaaatttttccGGTAATAAgcgtgaaaaatgtttatgtacTGCCTGGTTCGCCAAAATACTTCGAATCTGCTGCAGATGTAATAATATCTCGACTGAGAGGATGCGCGCCATTACACTATGAATATATAGATGTTGAATGTAAGGAACTCtcaatagtaaatattttggaTGAACAATCAAAACGTTGGAATGGCAAAGTGAAAATTGGCAGTTATCCGCAATCAGAACCGCAAATTTTTACGAGAATTGCTTTAGAGGGATCTGAAGAAGCAATTGCAGAGGCAAGAGAAGAACTTTTATACTATCTACCGGTACAAAAGATTATGAATCTAAAACACGGATTCGGTCGTTTTCAAATGAATGCTATTCTGGAAGATAGTAAAACTGAAGCGCATATTAAATACGCAttggatatattaaatgaatgcTATAATAG atataattcaGATGAAGTATTCATTAGTTTTAATGGTGGTAAGGATTGTACAGTAGTCTTGCATTTAGCTGCTACCATCGCCAAGTTGCGTAATATTTCGTccttattatgtttatacgtAACTACTGATTCCTTTCCAGAG GTGGAAACATTTGTAGATTCAGCTTCTCAGTATTATGGTGCGGAAATAATACGAAAACAACGACCGATGCGATCAGCGTTGTCTGCCTTACTGAAAGAGAGATGCAATTTGAAAGCAAGTCTCATGGGGATAAGGAAAGGTGACCCGGGTTCTGAAGATCTACAGCCGTTTGCGCCCACTGACTCGGACTGGCCACAATTGATACGCGTTAATCCAATCTTGTATTGGTCATACAATCAAGTATGGACATTCTTATTAAAGCACAACATCCCTTATTGTTCGCTCTACGATCAAGGATACACGAGTATCGGCAGCAAAAGTACCACGACGCGAAATCCATTGTTGAAAGATCCTAATAATTCCTCGTCTTATTTACCTGCATATACCTTACTTAATAATTCTGCCGAAAGAGAAGGTAGAATACAATAG
- the LOC126859471 gene encoding FAD synthase-like isoform X1: MSQRICYPCTASLITVGDEILRGRIVDTNTLYLAKNLTTAGVRLQKVTVVPDVVDDIAKEVNNASKQYSAVFTSGGVGPTHDDVTYEAVAKAFELKLEFHQELFDIYSQLLPGQHEVKRLAIVPNSCEIIIINSKKISEIFPVISVKNVYVLPGSPKYFESAADVIISRLRGCAPLHYEYIDVECKELSIVNILDEQSKRWNGKVKIGSYPQSEPQIFTRIALEGSEEAIAEAREELLYYLPVQKIMNLKHGFGRFQMNAILEDSKTEAHIKYALDILNECYNRYNSDEVFISFNGGKDCTVVLHLAATIAKLRNISSLLCLYVTTDSFPEVETFVDSASQYYGAEIIRKQRPMRSALSALLKERCNLKASLMGIRKGDPGSEDLQPFAPTDSDWPQLIRVNPILYWSYNQVWTFLLKHNIPYCSLYDQGYTSIGSKSTTTRNPLLKDPNNSSSYLPAYTLLNNSAEREGRIQ; the protein is encoded by the exons ATGTCGCAACGGATATGTTATCCATGTACAGCATCTTTGATAACTGTGGGAGATGAAATTTTACGCGGGCGAATAGTTGATACCAACACATTATACTTGGCAAAAAATTTAACCACTGCTGGAGTAAGACTACAGAAAGTCACAGTGGTTCCTGATGTT GTAGATGATATTGCTAAAGAAGTAAACAATGCCTCAAAACAATATTCTGCTGTATTCACATCCGGTGGTGTTGGACCTACTCATGATGATGTGACTTATGAAGCTGTAGCAAAagcttttgaattaaaattagaatttcatCAAGAACTATTTGACATATATAGTCAATTGTTACCTGGCCAGCATGAAGTAAAACGACTTGCTATTGTTCCTAATTCTTgtgaaattatcattattaattctaaaa aaatttcagaaatttttccGGTAATAAgcgtgaaaaatgtttatgtacTGCCTGGTTCGCCAAAATACTTCGAATCTGCTGCAGATGTAATAATATCTCGACTGAGAGGATGCGCGCCATTACACTATGAATATATAGATGTTGAATGTAAGGAACTCtcaatagtaaatattttggaTGAACAATCAAAACGTTGGAATGGCAAAGTGAAAATTGGCAGTTATCCGCAATCAGAACCGCAAATTTTTACGAGAATTGCTTTAGAGGGATCTGAAGAAGCAATTGCAGAGGCAAGAGAAGAACTTTTATACTATCTACCGGTACAAAAGATTATGAATCTAAAACACGGATTCGGTCGTTTTCAAATGAATGCTATTCTGGAAGATAGTAAAACTGAAGCGCATATTAAATACGCAttggatatattaaatgaatgcTATAATAG atataattcaGATGAAGTATTCATTAGTTTTAATGGTGGTAAGGATTGTACAGTAGTCTTGCATTTAGCTGCTACCATCGCCAAGTTGCGTAATATTTCGTccttattatgtttatacgtAACTACTGATTCCTTTCCAGAG GTGGAAACATTTGTAGATTCAGCTTCTCAGTATTATGGTGCGGAAATAATACGAAAACAACGACCGATGCGATCAGCGTTGTCTGCCTTACTGAAAGAGAGATGCAATTTGAAAGCAAGTCTCATGGGGATAAGGAAAGGTGACCCGGGTTCTGAAGATCTACAGCCGTTTGCGCCCACTGACTCGGACTGGCCACAATTGATACGCGTTAATCCAATCTTGTATTGGTCATACAATCAAGTATGGACATTCTTATTAAAGCACAACATCCCTTATTGTTCGCTCTACGATCAAGGATACACGAGTATCGGCAGCAAAAGTACCACGACGCGAAATCCATTGTTGAAAGATCCTAATAATTCCTCGTCTTATTTACCTGCATATACCTTACTTAATAATTCTGCCGAAAGAGAAGGTAGAATACAATAG